GCCTTTTTTCTCAGATTCCTCCCGGATCAACTTTTTTATCTCTTCCTTATATACAGGGGCGACGCCGTTAAAAGGTTCATCGATCATTATATATCCGGCTTCAGAATAGATCACCATTAATATTTCGGCCACCCGTTTTTCCCCACCTGAAAGGTCCTTGCATTTTTGCTCCATCAAATGATAGATCAGATGGTGGTTTCTTACCTTTTCAGCATTGTGAGTATCACAAAATAAGGAAATAGCTTTTTTCAGACGGATATGACCGGGTAGAAAACTATTTTGCGGCAAATACCTGATTAAATATTTTCGTTCGGAAAGAGTATTCAATGTTCGATCTCCAACGCGGACATAGTTGTTCTGAGCAGACAATGATCCGAATATAATCTTCAACAAGGTAGATTTACCGGAACCGTTTCTTCCCAGTAATCCGATAATCTCACCTTTATTACAGGTCAAAAAGACATCTGTCAGGATCTGCCTTGAGCCGTAAGATTTCAGGATACTATCAACATGTAAACCCATTTGTCAGATGATTAAACGAACAATCAGACCTATCAGGATACCTATCACTAAACTGATCAGAAATGAGAAACCCCAAAGCTTTGCTTTGGTGTACCCCAGATTGTAATAAAAATAATATTCATTGGGGTGCATGATTTCGTATATGAAAAAAAGAGAAAACAATGTGGTGACCACATAGGTTTTTCCCAGATACTCCAGAAAACAAACACCCCCGATACTACCAAAGGTAATACAGACAGCAATAGCCACGATCAACGTAATGAGAAAGATCCTCTTATAAAAAATGAATATATGATGTAATGTCTGTATCATGGGCGATGGATAGATTAATCGTTGATGCATAAACGAATGGCCTCATTGATCACATCCGGCTCAAATCCCCGGCCCGCTGCAAAACGATATAGTTTACCCTTTATCTCTATCGGATTTCCGGCCTTAATACTTTTACTTTTTTTTGTCAACTCACCTTTCAGTAATTGCAGGTATTCATCCTGATCGATCACGGTCATCGAATCACGGATGATCGAATCACGGATCCCCTGCATCTTTAGCATATAGCTGATTTTGACACGTCCCCATTTTGCCAACCGAAGCTTATCTCTCACAAATGCCTCTGTATATCGTTGGTCATCAATAAATTTTTGTTCAACAAGTACTTCAATAATGTTCTTAGTATCGTCTTCCGAGCAACCCCATGATATGATTTTCTTCATCATCTGGTGACTGTTATATTCTTTCCGGGAAGAATATTGCATCGCCTTATCCAGGGCTTCCTTAAAAGACAACACTTGATAGCTCATCGAAAAACCGGATGAAGATGATTTATTTTTTCCCTTTGATCAACACAGCCGTATCCTGGGCAATCACCAATTCTTCATCAGTGGGAATTACCAGTACATATACCTTTGAGTGATCTTTACTGATCATCTTTTCTTGTCCGCGTACCCCTGCATTTTTTTCCTGGTCAAATTCCAACCCAAGGAATTCCATATCTTTTGAAATCTCATACCGGGAAGTATCCGAATTTTCTCCGATTCCCCCGGTAAAAACGACAGCATCCACACCTCCCATAGCGGCCGCATATGCTCCAATATATTTCCGGACACGGTAATGGAACATTTTCAAAGCCAGTTGGGCACGCTCATTTCCTTCCCCAGCAGCAGCTTCGAGTTCACGCATATCCGAAGATACCCCACTGATACCCAAAAGTCCGCTATGCTTGTTGATCATTGAATTGATACCGGTCCTGTTGATATCTTCCCGTTCCATCACATAAGTCATGATACCCGGATCCAGGTCCCCGCAACGTGTCCCCATCACCAAACCCTCTACCGGAGTAAGTCCCATGGAAGTATCTAAAGATTTTCCATCCACAATGGCAGCAACGGATGCGCCGTTACCCAAATGACAGGTAATGATCTTCCGCACACCTTTTCCTTTAAGGATTTCCAATCCCCGTTTTGAAACGTAACGATGACTGGATCCATGAAACCCGTAACGCCTGATGGCATATTTGGTATATAACGAATATGGGATGGCATACATATATGCATAATCAGGCATGCTTTGGTGGAAAGCAGTATCGAATGCCCCTACCTGCGGGACATCCGGCAAGAGGCTTTTCATGGCATAGATACCACTGAGGTTAGGCGGATTATGCAATGGCGCCAACTGGATGCTTTCTTCAAGGATAGAAATGACTTCATCTGTGATCAGCACACTGGAATTGAACTTTTCACCTCCATGCACCACCCTGTGTCCGACGGCATCTATTTCCTTAAAATCCTTGATACATCCGTATTTCTTACTGATCAGAATACCTAACATATACTCAATCCCCGACTGATGGTCAATGATCTCTCCCTCAAGAGTTACCTTTTTCCCGTTTGATTCATGCTTGATAAATGACCCGTTAAGACCTATTTTTTCCACTACCCCTTTAGCCAAAATGGCAGGTCCATCCATATCAAAAACCTGATATTTGATAGATGAGCTTCCGCTATTGATAACAATAATTTTCATTACTAAAAGATATATTCATTGTTCCATGTGGTTTCCTCACATGGGATCATTCCGGTTTATTCAGTATTTGTGTCGCTGATGACACATTCATTCCAATTTTATGACCGTTCTCGTCATAGATATAAAATCCTCTCCCCGTACGTACCCCGCTGTTATGAGCCCTGACCAGCCTTTTGATCAAAGGTGAAGCCTTAAACTTATACAACCCGAATTCATTGAATAAATGATCCATATACCGTAAGATCTTATCCAATCCTATCCTGTCTGCAAGTTCAAAAGGCCCATGCTGCATTCCGAATCCGCGCCTCATAATGGTATCTATATTCTCAACAGTAGAAACCCCTTCTACCAAAGTGTTGCAGGCTTCATTGATCAAGGTAACGATAAGCCGGGTACTGATACTTCCGGGGGATTCATTTACCGTAATAGCTTCTTTATTGATCATTTTGGCAAAACGGACAACCAGATCATGTGATTTCTGGTTGGTCTGTAGTCCGCATACAACTTCCACGATACGCACCCTGGAAGGAGACGCAAAGAAATTCAAAGCCAATGCCCGCTCCGGATATTTCATCGCAGCCGCAATATCGGTGATCATCAATGTGGAAACACTGCTGGTAATCACTGTTTCCGGACTGACATAATCTTCCAGTTTTTTGAACAGGTCGATCCGGTCCCGCAAAGGATCGTTTGAACTGATCAACTCGATAATCAGGTCACAATTCCTGATCAGGTTATAATCAGTCGTTCCTTTGATCCTGGAGAGGATCACCCGTTTATCACTTTGGGTCAGTCCCCACCGGTTAATGATCTCGTCCAGTTGCAATGCAATGGATTTATTGGCTTCCTCTACCCTCTTTTCACTTATTTCAATAAATATAACTTCAATTCCCGACTGGCTTACGATACGGGCAACTTCCTGCCCCATATCCCCGCAGCCGATCAACCCTACTTTATGAATCAGCCCTTGTCTGCTGATAGCTTTGTTTAATGCAAATTTTTCTAATGATTCAGACATACTACTTGTCTATTTTTATGCTAAAATACTCGGATCAATAACTTTGTGCCGCCTGATTGACTGTAATTGCGACCAGACTGATGATATCTTCGACAGAACATCCGCGTGACAGGTCGTTAATAGGAGCAGCCATTCCCTGTAAAATAGGCCCTACAGTCTCGGCAGAAGCCAGTCGTTGTACCAGTTTATAACCGATATTACCTGATTCAAGTGTCGGGAAGATCAATACATTGGCTTTTCCGGCAATAGGACTTCCCGGAGCTTTGCTTGCACCGATAGATGGGATGATGGCTGCATCTACCTGCATTTCTCCATCAATTGCTATATCAGGAGCCATCTCTTTTGCGATTCGGGTAGCCTCAACTACCTTATCGACCATCTCGTGCTTTGCACTACCTTTGGTAGAAAAACTCAGCATAGCTACTTTCGGTTCAAAGCCACCGATGGCTCTGGCTGTCTTTGCTGAGGAAACAGCAATTTCGGCCAATTCACGTTCATTAGGGTTGGGATGTACTGCACAATCGGCAAATAATAAAATGCCGTCGTGTCCGAATTCTTTATCTTTCAGGATCATAAAAATAGCTCCCGAAACGACACTAATTCCAGGAAGAGTCTTAACGTACTGGAAAGCAGGACGCAACACATCGCCGGTGGCGTTTTGTGCTCCTGCTACTTCACCGTCAACATCCCCTGCTTTAATCATCAAGGTTCCGAGGTATAGAGGATCTTCTATCAATTTTTCCGCATCGGTCCGGGTCAGTCCCTTACTTTTGCGTAACTCCAACATCAGGTCGATATAATTATTTTTCTTAGGATGATCCTTGGGATTGACCATATTTGCCTTTTCCAAATGTGCTAACCCGAATGCTTTCGCTTTTTCACGGATAAGAACAGGATCACCGATGAGGGTCAACCGGGCAATCTCATTTTGAATGATATGGTCTGCCGCCTTAAGAGTTCGTTCTTCCAAACCTTCCGGAAGGACAATGTGTTTTTTGTGTGTTTTTGCGTTTTGAATGATTTTTTGTATAAAATCCATGATGCTCTATAATGAATATGTTGAATTAGGTGATAAA
This Bacteroidales bacterium DNA region includes the following protein-coding sequences:
- a CDS encoding ATP-binding cassette domain-containing protein, producing the protein MGLHVDSILKSYGSRQILTDVFLTCNKGEIIGLLGRNGSGKSTLLKIIFGSLSAQNNYVRVGDRTLNTLSERKYLIRYLPQNSFLPGHIRLKKAISLFCDTHNAEKVRNHHLIYHLMEQKCKDLSGGEKRVAEILMVIYSEAGYIMIDEPFNGVAPVYKEEIKKLIREESEKKGFIITDHDYRNILDISTKILLIHDGGIKTIKEKEELRRWNYLSSP
- a CDS encoding RecX family transcriptional regulator, encoding MSYQVLSFKEALDKAMQYSSRKEYNSHQMMKKIISWGCSEDDTKNIIEVLVEQKFIDDQRYTEAFVRDKLRLAKWGRVKISYMLKMQGIRDSIIRDSMTVIDQDEYLQLLKGELTKKSKSIKAGNPIEIKGKLYRFAAGRGFEPDVINEAIRLCIND
- a CDS encoding acetate kinase; this encodes MKIIVINSGSSSIKYQVFDMDGPAILAKGVVEKIGLNGSFIKHESNGKKVTLEGEIIDHQSGIEYMLGILISKKYGCIKDFKEIDAVGHRVVHGGEKFNSSVLITDEVISILEESIQLAPLHNPPNLSGIYAMKSLLPDVPQVGAFDTAFHQSMPDYAYMYAIPYSLYTKYAIRRYGFHGSSHRYVSKRGLEILKGKGVRKIITCHLGNGASVAAIVDGKSLDTSMGLTPVEGLVMGTRCGDLDPGIMTYVMEREDINRTGINSMINKHSGLLGISGVSSDMRELEAAAGEGNERAQLALKMFHYRVRKYIGAYAAAMGGVDAVVFTGGIGENSDTSRYEISKDMEFLGLEFDQEKNAGVRGQEKMISKDHSKVYVLVIPTDEELVIAQDTAVLIKGKK
- a CDS encoding 3-hydroxyacyl-CoA dehydrogenase family protein; protein product: MSESLEKFALNKAISRQGLIHKVGLIGCGDMGQEVARIVSQSGIEVIFIEISEKRVEEANKSIALQLDEIINRWGLTQSDKRVILSRIKGTTDYNLIRNCDLIIELISSNDPLRDRIDLFKKLEDYVSPETVITSSVSTLMITDIAAAMKYPERALALNFFASPSRVRIVEVVCGLQTNQKSHDLVVRFAKMINKEAITVNESPGSISTRLIVTLINEACNTLVEGVSTVENIDTIMRRGFGMQHGPFELADRIGLDKILRYMDHLFNEFGLYKFKASPLIKRLVRAHNSGVRTGRGFYIYDENGHKIGMNVSSATQILNKPE
- the pta gene encoding phosphate acetyltransferase; this translates as MDFIQKIIQNAKTHKKHIVLPEGLEERTLKAADHIIQNEIARLTLIGDPVLIREKAKAFGLAHLEKANMVNPKDHPKKNNYIDLMLELRKSKGLTRTDAEKLIEDPLYLGTLMIKAGDVDGEVAGAQNATGDVLRPAFQYVKTLPGISVVSGAIFMILKDKEFGHDGILLFADCAVHPNPNERELAEIAVSSAKTARAIGGFEPKVAMLSFSTKGSAKHEMVDKVVEATRIAKEMAPDIAIDGEMQVDAAIIPSIGASKAPGSPIAGKANVLIFPTLESGNIGYKLVQRLASAETVGPILQGMAAPINDLSRGCSVEDIISLVAITVNQAAQSY